The Agarilytica rhodophyticola genome has a window encoding:
- a CDS encoding glutathione S-transferase family protein: MIKLYDFELSGHAHRVRLMLSLLNLEYEKVSLDLANGEHKKEPYKSINPFSLVPVLDDDGVVIRDSVAILAYLATKYGPQWYPQEPEAVARIHEWLSLSTREIAEGPGRARLITVFGADFDQALTIEESHALLTKINDLLADQDWMAINAPTIADIACYSYIAHAPEGKVSLDNYPNILRWLAKVEALEGFIPMQKTAIDS, translated from the coding sequence ATGATAAAGCTATATGATTTTGAGTTGTCTGGTCACGCACATCGCGTCAGGTTAATGTTGTCTTTACTTAATTTAGAATATGAAAAAGTATCGCTGGATCTTGCTAACGGCGAACACAAGAAAGAACCCTATAAGAGCATTAACCCTTTTTCCCTAGTACCGGTATTAGATGACGATGGTGTTGTAATACGTGATTCTGTCGCAATTCTCGCTTACTTAGCCACCAAATACGGCCCTCAATGGTACCCTCAAGAGCCTGAAGCAGTGGCACGAATTCATGAGTGGTTATCTCTATCAACACGAGAAATTGCCGAAGGCCCAGGTAGAGCTCGATTAATTACTGTTTTTGGTGCCGATTTCGACCAAGCACTCACCATCGAAGAAAGTCACGCATTACTGACAAAAATTAACGATTTATTAGCAGATCAAGACTGGATGGCAATAAATGCACCAACCATTGCTGATATCGCATGTTATAGCTATATTGCTCACGCCCCCGAGGGAAAAGTATCTCTTGACAACTACCCCAACATCTTGCGTTGGCTTGCGAAAGTGGAAGCTCTTGAGGGATTTATCCCGATGCAAAAAACAGCGATAGATAGTTAA
- a CDS encoding DUF1348 family protein: MSAEIRKPLPPFTAETAAQKVRMAEDGWNSRNPEKVSLAYTKDSAWRNRAEFINGREEIQTFLTRKWEKELDYRLIKELWSYTDNRIAVRFAYEWRDDSGQWYRAYGNENWEFDENGLMQKRFASINDLPIQESDRKFHWPQGRRPDDHPSLSDLGL, from the coding sequence ATGAGCGCTGAGATTCGTAAACCCCTACCGCCGTTTACTGCTGAAACGGCTGCCCAAAAAGTACGTATGGCAGAAGATGGATGGAATAGCCGTAACCCTGAAAAAGTATCTTTAGCTTATACCAAAGATAGTGCTTGGAGAAATCGGGCAGAATTCATTAATGGTAGAGAAGAAATTCAAACATTCTTAACCCGTAAATGGGAAAAAGAGCTGGACTATCGTTTAATTAAAGAATTATGGTCTTATACTGATAATCGCATAGCTGTACGCTTTGCCTATGAATGGCGAGATGATTCAGGGCAATGGTATCGAGCTTATGGCAATGAAAATTGGGAGTTCGACGAAAATGGGCTGATGCAAAAGCGCTTTGCAAGTATCAATGACCTTCCTATTCAAGAGTCTGATCGTAAATTTCATTGGCCCCAAGGTCGTCGCCCAGATGACCATCCTAGCCTTTCAGATTTAGGCTTATAA
- a CDS encoding TonB-dependent receptor — translation MIILFHDKESLRSKPLLLNVMIGMCIFLSAIVDAQETESFVLEEVLVTSQKRIQSQMDVPIAINTFSTQDIKTTGALSLIDIHNYIPGLEIEEGQVTQAGISIRGIEASNISVGGDPSVATFYDGAYVPRASATVAFSDIERIEVLKGPQGTLFGRNAALGVVNIIPNKPNDKPEGFISAKIANLGLRRFEGMLNIPISNEVYARFNILSNQRDGFIDNIGPSGGDPGNQDSITARGSVLWNISQQTQLQISYDWDHVDQAPPQAIGVSAFALSTDPFNDRVANDVVNGQETRDMYSVSGKINHIFNDQWSMNYIINYRDFETTNRADQDGTIDVTRYLDTDNIEDSNIFYTEIQFNFVRNKLDLVSGINFSQENVFQKVPTNLKTDSLLRNVTNGVKNDDTLRTAIATSAGNTALALLDRIDHLWNPDDWATFTSLLGIGPLVQSDAEYGMVAVGLQLPLLFGPSFSGQIYNETSISSGDFTNIGAYFDINYAVTEKFSIAAGLRYSNDDKDFTWQTPLSSFAQTFSGLGITNNIVLAQQDFLSASQNWSRTTGRLVANYFFSDDIMTFVSYSTGYKSGGFDTLDVRSAQFPIEPEEVTNYEIGLKGDFFNKQLRSQLSFYQFDIEGLQRTVNSREPGETAAIFRVINSDTESKGAELSLDWVISDSVFLGLVTNYMNTQVRFPAFFDATGNLSLARSESAIEKFDESFTVRFDWTPDIPLGSLVVHGDYIYAENNPELRPNHLDIFDNIIEGYRNKRKRLNLRMTWQSENEHWELATWGRNVLDNKHIAEVQSISFATFGTVFVRVDEPATYGIDIRYTF, via the coding sequence GAAACTGAAAGTTTTGTTTTAGAAGAAGTACTGGTGACCTCACAAAAGCGTATTCAAAGTCAGATGGATGTACCTATTGCTATTAATACTTTTAGTACACAAGATATTAAAACAACGGGTGCACTCTCTCTAATAGATATTCATAATTATATTCCTGGTCTAGAGATTGAAGAAGGGCAGGTGACACAAGCGGGTATCTCAATTCGTGGAATTGAAGCATCCAACATCAGTGTCGGTGGTGATCCTTCTGTTGCCACCTTTTACGATGGTGCCTATGTGCCAAGGGCAAGTGCGACAGTCGCATTTTCTGATATAGAAAGGATTGAAGTATTAAAGGGGCCGCAGGGAACCTTGTTTGGACGTAACGCCGCTTTGGGTGTTGTCAATATTATACCCAACAAACCAAATGATAAGCCCGAAGGTTTTATCAGTGCGAAAATTGCTAACCTAGGTTTACGCCGGTTTGAAGGGATGTTAAATATTCCCATAAGTAATGAAGTTTATGCCCGCTTTAATATCTTGAGTAATCAACGAGATGGATTTATTGATAATATTGGCCCATCGGGAGGTGACCCTGGCAATCAGGATTCTATTACTGCACGTGGTTCGGTTTTATGGAATATATCACAACAAACGCAGCTGCAGATTTCTTATGATTGGGATCATGTTGATCAGGCACCTCCACAAGCCATTGGTGTGAGTGCCTTTGCTTTGAGTACAGATCCTTTTAATGATCGAGTAGCCAATGACGTTGTCAATGGACAAGAAACACGAGATATGTATTCTGTAAGTGGTAAAATCAATCATATATTTAATGATCAATGGTCGATGAATTATATCATTAACTATCGAGATTTCGAGACCACCAATCGTGCTGATCAAGATGGAACAATAGATGTTACTCGATATCTTGATACGGATAATATTGAAGATTCAAATATTTTTTATACAGAAATTCAATTTAATTTTGTACGAAATAAGTTAGATTTAGTATCGGGTATTAACTTTAGTCAAGAAAATGTTTTTCAAAAAGTACCGACTAATCTGAAGACAGATTCGTTGTTACGAAATGTCACCAACGGAGTTAAGAATGACGATACCTTAAGAACTGCTATAGCCACTAGCGCGGGTAATACAGCATTAGCGTTGCTAGATCGTATTGATCATTTATGGAATCCTGATGACTGGGCTACGTTCACGAGTTTATTGGGTATTGGGCCTCTTGTCCAGTCGGATGCGGAGTATGGAATGGTTGCTGTTGGCTTACAACTACCCTTGCTTTTCGGGCCTTCGTTTTCCGGTCAGATCTATAATGAAACAAGTATTAGCAGTGGAGACTTTACCAATATTGGAGCTTATTTCGATATTAATTACGCTGTTACTGAAAAATTTAGCATTGCTGCGGGCTTAAGGTACAGCAATGATGATAAAGACTTTACATGGCAAACGCCGTTGAGTTCATTCGCTCAGACTTTTTCAGGCCTAGGCATTACCAACAATATAGTGCTAGCGCAGCAGGATTTCTTAAGCGCGAGTCAAAACTGGTCGAGAACTACCGGAAGGCTAGTTGCAAATTACTTCTTTAGCGATGATATTATGACTTTTGTCTCGTACTCTACTGGCTATAAGTCCGGAGGCTTTGATACTTTGGATGTAAGAAGTGCCCAGTTTCCGATCGAACCTGAAGAGGTTACTAATTATGAGATAGGGCTTAAAGGTGACTTCTTTAATAAGCAGTTGCGCAGTCAGCTGAGTTTTTACCAGTTTGATATAGAGGGGCTGCAGCGTACAGTCAATAGTCGTGAACCTGGCGAAACTGCGGCAATTTTTAGAGTTATAAACAGTGATACAGAAAGTAAAGGGGCAGAATTAAGTTTAGATTGGGTAATTAGCGATAGTGTATTTTTAGGCTTAGTAACTAACTATATGAATACTCAAGTACGCTTTCCTGCGTTTTTTGATGCTACCGGAAATCTATCGCTTGCTAGGAGTGAAAGTGCGATAGAAAAGTTTGATGAGTCTTTTACCGTCCGTTTTGATTGGACTCCGGATATTCCATTGGGCAGCTTGGTTGTTCATGGGGACTATATTTATGCGGAGAACAATCCAGAATTGAGGCCCAATCATCTCGATATATTCGATAATATTATCGAAGGTTATCGTAATAAACGTAAACGTCTTAACCTTCGTATGACGTGGCAATCGGAAAATGAACATTGGGAATTAGCCACATGGGGGCGTAATGTATTAGATAATAAACATATAGCAGAAGTACAATCCATTAGCTTCGCTACCTTCGGTACAGTGTTTGTTCGAGTGGATGAGCCCGCAACATATGGGATAGATATAAGATATACATTTTGA
- a CDS encoding M12 family metallo-peptidase translates to MKRQLLLATALTSVLFSSVFAQAQTRKSAQLFELIPQEQVQTFSKDATITTLQKDGSTRFLGQIKLNTKMIDGATNDMYLPFGPGMVFPVKLSNSYWLNSDYQVWAGAVEIENIRKYNNKNPNRAVFVRNKDRVFGQVNVDGRIFEIMTMENGKHMVVERDFSQLGIADDTPAGELPIEDNFASNNILTSAAAARSNIRVLQIASATVLNRFGKNTVRDRMSFFLAQANDVYANNGIDIVLRDAGRISSRVAELASVTANVIGLRDPNDGFLDNFAGRVRDNRSADIVALITDNDGDRLCGRVNDIGGGQNNGFFVTRHTCTGFTFVHEIGHLFGARHDNDPTQTPFAFGHGFVNAGGNFRTVMAVNSNPQPRIGFFSTDDQRFNGGILGNASVADNERVHQRRRNIVANFR, encoded by the coding sequence ATGAAAAGACAGTTATTATTAGCGACAGCACTGACAAGTGTATTATTTTCTTCAGTGTTTGCTCAAGCCCAAACAAGAAAAAGCGCTCAACTATTTGAACTAATACCACAGGAGCAAGTGCAAACCTTCAGTAAAGACGCCACTATAACAACGCTACAGAAAGACGGCAGCACACGTTTTTTGGGTCAGATAAAATTAAACACAAAGATGATAGACGGCGCTACTAACGATATGTATTTGCCTTTTGGGCCTGGAATGGTGTTTCCAGTGAAGCTTTCAAACAGCTATTGGCTAAACTCAGACTACCAAGTATGGGCTGGCGCTGTTGAGATAGAAAATATAAGAAAATATAATAACAAGAACCCCAACCGAGCTGTGTTCGTAAGAAATAAAGATCGAGTCTTTGGTCAAGTAAATGTGGATGGCCGCATATTTGAAATTATGACCATGGAAAACGGGAAACACATGGTAGTAGAACGGGACTTTAGCCAACTAGGCATTGCCGATGATACACCGGCAGGAGAACTCCCCATCGAGGATAACTTTGCCAGCAATAATATACTTACAAGTGCAGCCGCAGCTAGATCCAATATACGCGTACTACAAATAGCATCTGCAACAGTGTTAAATAGATTTGGTAAAAATACGGTTAGAGATAGAATGAGCTTTTTTCTAGCCCAAGCGAACGATGTTTACGCCAATAACGGTATCGATATTGTATTACGAGATGCTGGTAGAATTAGTTCTCGAGTGGCTGAATTGGCTAGCGTTACTGCGAATGTTATTGGCCTTCGAGATCCCAATGACGGCTTCCTGGATAATTTTGCCGGACGAGTACGCGATAATCGATCTGCCGATATTGTTGCTTTGATTACGGATAATGATGGTGATCGACTGTGTGGCCGGGTCAACGATATCGGTGGCGGTCAAAACAATGGTTTCTTCGTAACACGTCATACATGTACAGGATTTACATTCGTACATGAGATAGGCCACCTGTTCGGCGCAAGACATGATAACGACCCCACCCAAACACCTTTTGCTTTTGGTCACGGTTTTGTTAATGCTGGGGGAAACTTTAGAACGGTCATGGCTGTTAACAGCAACCCACAACCTCGCATTGGCTTCTTCTCAACAGATGATCAAAGGTTTAATGGTGGTATATTAGGCAATGCTAGTGTTGCTGATAACGAAAGAGTCCATCAAAGGCGCCGCAATATTGTTGCTAATTTCAGATAA
- a CDS encoding TetR/AcrR family transcriptional regulator: protein MVASRKEHLVETAQRLFYRQGFRATGIDLVLAESGVAKKTLYNHFKSKDELIIAALQRRDEQFMSNLRQTIARLLSKQEVDVKFAKISAYFDALSEWINSDNFCGCMFINASAEYPRQDDPIHVACTNHKKLVIQFIEELLSECKFENAHTIAKQMALLSDGAIVNAHTTNDYNAANEAKVVAMRLLESYCKEPM from the coding sequence ATGGTGGCAAGTAGAAAAGAGCATTTGGTAGAGACAGCGCAGCGGCTGTTTTACCGCCAGGGCTTTCGAGCGACGGGTATTGATCTTGTGTTAGCAGAGTCAGGTGTTGCTAAAAAAACGTTGTATAACCACTTTAAATCCAAAGATGAACTTATTATCGCGGCTTTACAACGGCGTGATGAGCAGTTTATGAGTAACTTGCGACAAACTATTGCACGGTTATTATCAAAACAAGAAGTGGATGTAAAATTTGCCAAAATATCGGCATATTTCGATGCCTTATCTGAGTGGATAAACTCCGATAACTTTTGTGGGTGTATGTTTATCAATGCTTCTGCTGAATACCCCAGACAAGATGATCCGATCCATGTCGCTTGCACTAACCACAAAAAATTAGTAATTCAGTTTATTGAAGAACTGCTAAGTGAATGTAAGTTTGAAAATGCGCATACTATTGCTAAACAAATGGCCTTACTATCCGATGGAGCGATTGTAAACGCTCATACTACCAACGATTACAATGCTGCTAATGAAGCTAAGGTCGTTGCGATGAGACTGCTGGAGTCTTATTGCAAGGAACCAATGTAG